DNA from Pecten maximus chromosome 18, xPecMax1.1, whole genome shotgun sequence:
AACAGACAAAGTATCATTAACAAAACACAAGTAGCTCAGTGAATTAGTATAATTTCATGTACCTTTACAAGATATAGGacgttgtcttccttcgtcatttgtgttgctaagttatatatatcatcattcgtgttgctaagttatatatatatatatataacttagcaacacaaatgacaaaagaATACAACTTTTTGACttgtgccctgaccgggcctcgaactcacgatctacagcATTATAAGCCCTTTCCCACTCAAGAATAGATAGTTCCCTGTATCTCCTAGTACATTAGCCTAGTATGTGCTTTAGATCTCTACTAAATCAAGTGAATACATTTTCGTAGTTCCCcatacatcttttttttttattaatattttcagaAGTCTTCAAatcacatttttcattttttaattttatttttcattttattttttgatgaaCTCACCATCAATGCAATGACAAATGAGGTAAGCAAAACACATCTGTCATGTTGTTAAATAACTGACATACTGACTAGTAACTGGTACTGCATATGAAGGCCATTCACCAACAACAGTCACAATGAAAATTATcacatacaattgtatatgGGTAAAAAAAGGCTGAAATGTAGTGCTTTTAGTCTCTACTGATGTTTGCATTCCATTTCTGTAAAAGTCTGACAATGTTTATTAAAACCACACTTTTAAAGTGAGAATTGAACTACAAAGTTTTTCTTTTGTTGGTTATACAGCCCTTCTATGATGTAGACACACAAACCCAGTATGACAGATGTACAGCAGAATGCAGACAGTCCTAATCCCCCTCCAGGCTCACAAGTCCTCGGAGAACCATCCGACCAATTTCCTCATACCCAGAATCATACAACAGACTTACTTGTCCCTACCCCTGGGGATGGTGAGACAGAAGAAGCTAATAGCTCCCATGTGTTACGAGACTTTACCCAGGAGGATGAACTCAGTGATGTGACACTGCTGGTAGAGGGGACAGAACTCCACGTGCATCGCCAGTACCTGGCGGAGTGGTCTCCAGTGTGGAGGAGAATGTTTCTAGGCGGATTTCTGGAGCAGCAGGCTCGTCAGATCCCTCTTCCCGGTAAACGTATCAATGAGGTTACAGAACTACTGCACTGTATCTACCCATCACAGAAATCCATTTCAGGTATAtgttatgtttttatatacCCTCAAAACAAGCTTCACCTTCAtctgagtttttttttcttttcttttgctTGTCGTCAAACACCAGTCTAACCCCTACTTACTTTTTTCTCTAAAGAGTTGTCTCCCCATCTACAAAGGAATTGTTTAATCTCCCATGTTTCAGATGAGAATGTGAACTTTAGAAGTGCTTCAGCAGCATTTAtcaattttccttttttctgtAAAGTTGTCCCCCTTTACCAAGGAATAGTTACTCCCCTGCTTCAGTTGAGAATGTGAACCTTAGTAAGTACTTCAGCAGCCTTTagcaattttacattttttctctctaaaaagttgtctcccctttacAAAGGAATTGttattgtctcccttgttttAGATGAGAATGTGAACTTTAGTAGTACTTCAAGAGCCTTAACCAAGTTTACATTTTTTCTCTAAAGAGTTGTCTCCCTCTTACAAAGGAATCATTATGTCCCTTTTCAGATGAGAATGTCCGGTTCTTGTTGGAGTTAGCAGAGGAGTACCAGATAGATAAGATTAAACATCGCTGTGAGAATTTCCTCATCACCCAACAGAGCAGTCTAGAAGCACTTCACCTTGCCCAAAAGTTCAGACTACGCACACTCTATCGTCATTGTGTCAATTTCTCAAAGACAAAATCTTTAAGTGTACTTGAACGTAACCCTCACTATGCAAAACTCAGTGCAGAAACCAAAGTGGATGTGTTAAAAGCCAAAACAGAGATGCTGAGCGATTATGCCAGCAGTTTGGCAAAACAAGAGACGTCGCTGAGTCGTAAGTGTGACCTGCTAACAATGGAACGGGACAACATGAAAAGCAGTCTACAAGCGATTCATGGTATCTGGGGAGTGCCCAATAAACGATGTTACAAGCATGTGACAGACAAAGATTTCAACTTCTCCTGTTTGGATTGTAATGAGAACATAAATCGAGAGATCCGAGCTTTGTGTGGGAGGGGTCAGCATCTCCGTCGCTACTTCCCACCGAAGTAGAACAAACACGGACCCGATATGTCCCGTTATCAGTGATGTTTCATGCACACCTTTTTATTAAAGTAGGACAGAATTTATCACTTTTTCTACCGTTTAAACCAATGACATAATTTAAATATCCTATTTAGGAATAGCTATTCTAGAGATATATCCCCAAAAAGTACTATATAATATAGAGAAATATTCAGACCAAATGATATAATCCCTCAGCATGATACATCTTCAACATCTGGAAGTCAGTGGGGTCGTGAAAAAGCTTCAAACGTTTGAGGTAATcaagtttattatatatatgtagaaatTTTACTCTCAGAACTGAAATTTTCATTAAGATAAGCAGGGTCTTGAATTATCAGAGTTTGAGATAACAAAGCTTGACTGTAGTTACGCTATGGAGGGACAATATCTGGTATTCTGAAATTATCTTAAGTGACTGCTGCTCACATTGGAACCACGGCATTAGaaagtattatatacagtgatagTGGTACGGTGCTAAAATATCCtgttaaaatttttattaaaaaagataaatatacaacattttaataatatgtataaactATCTAATTTTAACCATATATTTACTTCACTGCTGAAATAAATTACTTAGAAATAGTGTCATAGTTAATCTTCTGTTCGCATTACTACCAAGAGAATTACAGAACAATCTCAATTTTCTGCCACCAGTTGTTCAACCAAACATAAATACTGCTATTTCCcaacaattataataaaaataaaatttggtgTTTTATATACCGCTGTCTCAAAGTGAACGCTACATCACAATAATATATCTGTCTCATGTGAACGCTACATCACAGTAATACATCTGTCTCAAAGTGAACgctacatcacagtaatataGCCATCTCAAAGTGAACgctacatcacagtaatatatctgtctcaaagtgaacgctacatcacagtaatataGCCATCTCAAAGTGAACgctacatcacagtaatatatCTGTCTCAAAGTGAACACTACACCACagttatatatctgtctcaaagtgaacgctacatcacagtaatatatCTGTCTCAAAGTGAACACTACATTACAGTAATATATCTGTCTCCAAGTGaacactacatcacagtaatcAAAGTGAACgctacatcacagtaatatatCTGTCTCAAAGTGAACACTACATTACAGTAATATATCTGTCTCCAAGTGaacactacatcacagtaatatatGTCTCAAAGTGAACgctacatcacagtaatatatatgtcTCAAAGTGAACgctacatcacagtaatatatctgtctcaaagtgaacgctacatcacagtaatatatGTCTCAAAGTGAACgctacatcacagtaatataGCCGTCTCTAAGTGAACgctacatcacagtaatatatctgtctcaaagtgaatgctacatcacagtaatatatCTGTCTCGAAGTGAACgctacatcacagtaatatatctgtctcaaagtgaacgctacatcacagtaatatatGTCTCAAAGTGAACgctacatcacagtaatatatctgtctcaaagtgaacgctacatcacagtaatatatctgtctcaaagtgaacactacatcacagtaatatatctgtctcaaagtgaacgctacatcacagtaatatatCTGTCTCCAAGTGaacactacatcacagtaatcAAAGTGAACgctacatcacagtaatatatCTGTCTCCAAGTGaacactacatcacagtaatatatctgtctcaaagtgaacgctacatcacagtaatatatctgtctcaaagtgaacgctacatcacagtaatatatctgtctcaaagtgaacgctacatcacagtaatatatCTGTCTCAAAGTGAACACTACCTCACAGTAATATAGCCATCTCAAAGTGAACgctacatcacagtaatataGCCGTCTCAAAGTGAACgctacatcacagtaatatatctgtctcaaagtgaacgctacatcacagtaatatatCTGTCTCTAAGTGAACgctacatcacagtaatatatctgtctcaaagtgaacgctacatcacagtaatatatCTGTCTCAAAGTGAACACTACCTCACAGTAATATAGCCGTCTCAAAGTGAACgctacatcacagtaatatatCTGTCTCAAAGTGAACACTACCTCACAGTAATATAGCCATCTCAAAGTGAACgctacatcacagtaatataGCCGTCTCAAAGTGAACgctacatcacagtaatatatctgtctcaaagtgaacgctacatcacagtaatatatCTGTCTCTAAGTGAACgctacatcacagtaatatatctgtctcaaagtgaacgctacatcacagtaatatatCTGTCTCAAAGTGAACACTACCTCACAGTAATATAGCCGTCTCAAAGTGAACgctacatcacagtaatatatCTGTCTCGAAGTGAACGCTACATCACATTAATATATCTGTCTCTATGTGaacactacatcacagtaatatatctgtctcaaagtgaacgctacatcacagtaatataGCCGTCTCGAAGTGAACGCTACATCACAGTCATATATCTGTCTCGAAGTGaacactacatcacagtaatatatctgtctcaaagtgaacgctacatcacagtaatatatCTGTCTCTATGTGAACgctacatcacagtaatatatCTGTCTCAAAGTGAACGCTACATCACAGTAATACATCTGTCTCAAAGTGAACGCTACATCACAGTAATACATCTGTCTCAAAGTGAACgctacatcacagtaatatatctgtctcaaagtgaacactacatcacagtaatatatCTGTCTCAAAGTGAACGCTACATCACAGTAATACATCTGTCTCAAAGTGAACgctacatcacagtaatatatctgtctcaaagtgaacgctacatcacagtaatatatctgtctcaaagtgaacactacatcacagttatatatctgtctcaaagtgaacgctacatcacagtaatatatCTGTCTCAAAGTGAACGCTACATCACAGTCATATATCTGTCTCAAAGTGAACgctacatcacagtaatatatCTGTCTCTATGTGAACgctacatcacagtaatatatCTGTCTCAAAGTGAACGCTACATCACAGTCATATATCTGTCTTGAAGTGAACgctacatcacagtaatatatctgtctcaaagtgaacgctacatcacagtaatatatCTGTTTCAAAGTGAACGCTACATCATagtaatatatctgtatcaaagtgaacactacatcacagtaatatatctgtctcaaagtgaacactacatcacagtaatatatctgtctcaaagtgaacactacatcacagtaatatatctgtatcaaAGTGAACGCTACATCATAGTAATATATCTGTCTCAAAGTGAACgctacatcacagtaatatatctgtctcaaagtgaacgctacatcacagtaatatatctgtatcaaagtgaacactacatcacagtaatcAAAGTGaacactacatcacagtaatataGCTGTCTCAAAGTGaacactacatcacagtaatatatctgtctcaaagtgaacgctacatcacagtaatatatctgtctcaaagtgaacactacatcacagtaatataGCCGTCTCAAAGTGAACgctacatcacagtaatatatctgtctcaaagtgaacgctacatcacagtaatatatctgtctcaaagtgaacactacatcacagtaatataGCCGTCTCAAAGTGAACgctacatcacagtaatatatctgtctcaaagtgaacgctacatcacagtaatatatCTGTCTCTATGTGAACgctacatcacagtaatatatCTGTCTCAAAGTGAACGCTACATCACAGTCATATATCTGTCTCAAAGTGAACgctacatcacagtaatatatCTGTCTCGAAGTGaacactacatcacagtaatatatctgtctctatgtgaacactacatcacagtaatatatctgtctcaaagtgaacgctacatcacagtaatatatCTGTCTCAGAGTGAACgctacatcacagtaatatatctgtctcaaagtgaacgctacatcacagtaatatatCTGTCTCAAAGTGAACGCTTCATCACAGTAATATATCTGTCTCAAATTGAACgctacatcacagtaatatatCTGTCTCAAAGTGATCCACAAGTTATTATACGTGGTTATTGGGCCTTTTGTAACCAGTCagtctttctcaactccctagACAACATACATGGAGTTGCCATTAAGGAACTCACAGCTTACAAACATTTCTTGCACTGTGCCCTACCAATTCAGACCAGATCACATTTAGAATAACAATTAAATTAAGGGTTTggatgaaaatatcaaaatatttaataagCCACTCATACAAAACATAATGAAATGATGGAAGATGATCCACTTTTATGAATCCCATCTCCACACTGTTAAGGAATGAAGAGTTACATAGACATATAAACACTTAAATACAAGTGACCAAACCTTCACCAACCATCttctgtgaaaaaaaaagtcTCTTAAAAGCTCAGTTTTGGACGGTTCTGCAGTCATTCAAATTTTTCCAAAGTGTTCATCTTTGAAATCAAAGGGTTCTGCTCTCGATGAACATCTGCACTCTTGaaatatgtcaaaacaaaatcaaaggcTCTTACATGAAAAGTTTAGTCATTACATTGGTTTCCAACAAAAGGAACCTAACCAATCACTAGATTGATATATGTCTTTTGAATAGGGCTGTAAATAGGGCTGTAACGATACACTTATACCACGATATGATACGTATTATGATATTCCCCATGGTACGATACGTCATTTCGATACGATACAAATTGTCAACAACTCAAGTAAAACTTCACAAAGAAGtcaataaattatgtttttattaatatcatttgTAATGATGTAACAGTGAAATAACTTGTAGCTTTGATTTGTCATCGGAGTTTACCAGAAATCTGAAATTTTGCCAAACAAGAGAGCGTTAAATTGTAGGAGGGTGTTTAAGTTTCATTCTGCCATTTTGCATATGTCTATGTACTTATTTTACAATGGTAGCTGCAATTGGACAACATTTAATAGGAGACCAATCAAAATTCACGTCACCTGAAATGTTACTTTCAGCCAAAATTGAGTCAATACAAAAAAACGGACCAAACTGAAAGACTAAAAAAACCAAATCGTGTACCGAACCAAAGTTATTTATAAGTTTTTAGGTGCGCCGTGGTGTATCTTTACAgcatttcttttgaaaataacactgtcagactCTACATTCCAACCACAGCCAGTCAATTCGACTGCCATCTGAATAATGTGGCTGATATGTTATTGTTTGAACTCTTATTCCAGTGGTCCTGTTTAACAAACCTGCAGTCCTCCCGTTCgtatatattttacaggaaTAGCCCTTAATATGACAAACCTGCAGTCCTTCCATTCGTAGATATTTTACAGGAATAGCCCTTAATATGACAAACTTAGAATCCTCCCATTCCTAGATATTTTATAGGAATAAcccttaaagaggcttgcccgcagagagataagaaaaattggctaatagaaaatgattttttacacatgacag
Protein-coding regions in this window:
- the LOC117316105 gene encoding BTB and MATH domain-containing protein 38-like — translated: MTDVQQNADSPNPPPGSQVLGEPSDQFPHTQNHTTDLLVPTPGDGETEEANSSHVLRDFTQEDELSDVTLLVEGTELHVHRQYLAEWSPVWRRMFLGGFLEQQARQIPLPGKRINEVTELLHCIYPSQKSISDENVRFLLELAEEYQIDKIKHRCENFLITQQSSLEALHLAQKFRLRTLYRHCVNFSKTKSLSVLERNPHYAKLSAETKVDVLKAKTEMLSDYASSLAKQETSLSRKCDLLTMERDNMKSSLQAIHGIWGVPNKRCYKHVTDKDFNFSCLDCNENINREIRALCGRGQHLRRYFPPK